From Gemmatimonadaceae bacterium, the proteins below share one genomic window:
- the ccsA gene encoding cytochrome c biogenesis protein CcsA, with the protein MTSDSPARPRGLDAFGIAAIVLMAAAFVRAIWFTPPDRLQGLAQKIFYVHLPSAWVAFLAFGLTAIAGGVWLFLKDPRLDRFAESSAEVGVIFTTGVLISGPLWGRPIWGAWWVWDARLTLTLFLWFLYLGYLVLRGAVDDRTARARYSAVVGILGALLIPFIHLSVYLFRTQHPMPIVANPTGIQMPASMTTTLFLALFAFTVLYVALVRARMALARERDELLDAAEA; encoded by the coding sequence GTGACTTCCGACTCCCCGGCGCGCCCGCGCGGCCTCGATGCCTTCGGCATCGCCGCCATCGTCCTGATGGCCGCGGCCTTCGTGCGCGCCATCTGGTTCACGCCGCCCGACCGGCTGCAGGGCCTCGCCCAGAAGATCTTCTACGTGCACCTGCCCTCGGCCTGGGTGGCGTTCCTCGCCTTCGGGCTCACGGCCATCGCCGGCGGCGTGTGGCTGTTCCTCAAGGACCCGCGGCTGGATCGCTTCGCCGAGTCCTCGGCCGAGGTTGGCGTGATCTTCACCACGGGCGTGCTCATCTCGGGGCCACTCTGGGGCAGGCCGATCTGGGGCGCTTGGTGGGTCTGGGATGCGCGGCTCACGCTCACGCTGTTCCTCTGGTTCCTCTACCTTGGGTACCTCGTGCTGCGCGGCGCGGTGGACGACCGCACGGCGCGCGCGCGCTACTCGGCGGTCGTAGGGATCCTCGGGGCGCTGTTGATCCCGTTCATCCACCTCAGCGTGTACCTGTTCCGCACGCAGCACCCGATGCCGATCGTGGCGAACCCGACGGGTATTCAGATGCCGGCGTCGATGACGACCACGCTGTTCCTTGCCTTGTTCGCGTTCACGGTGCTCTACGTGGCGCTGGTGCGCGCGCGGATGGCGCTGGCCCGCGAGCGCGACGAACTCCTCGACGCCGCGGAGGCCTGA
- a CDS encoding heme exporter protein CcmB, translating to MTAPVAGPPKAAAAHPGTLAAAWLIARKDLAIEFRTRSAYLSALVVSLLAVVIFYFTWDATAVTPLDIAPGVLWVTFTFSGLLGLHRSFEVEAQERAMDALLVAPVPRESIFLGKALANLVFVLGVQAVALPAVALFYNLPFGVIFGPLAGVMLLAAIGLACIGTLFAGITSNTRMAELLLPVLALPFFVPVVLPAASATARLLAGRPLAESMAWLRILLAFDLVFLYACTIAFPFTLDD from the coding sequence GTGACCGCGCCCGTCGCTGGCCCGCCAAAGGCAGCCGCTGCCCATCCGGGCACGCTCGCCGCCGCCTGGCTCATCGCCCGGAAGGACCTCGCCATCGAGTTCCGCACGCGCAGCGCCTACCTCTCGGCGCTGGTGGTCTCGCTGCTCGCGGTGGTGATTTTCTATTTCACCTGGGACGCTACCGCGGTCACGCCGCTGGACATCGCGCCGGGCGTGCTCTGGGTGACCTTCACGTTCTCCGGGCTGCTGGGACTGCACCGCTCGTTCGAGGTCGAGGCGCAGGAGCGCGCGATGGATGCGCTGCTCGTCGCCCCCGTGCCGCGCGAGTCCATCTTCCTCGGTAAGGCGCTGGCCAACCTCGTCTTCGTGCTCGGGGTGCAGGCGGTGGCGCTGCCCGCCGTCGCGCTGTTCTACAACCTGCCCTTCGGCGTCATCTTCGGACCGCTGGCCGGCGTGATGCTGCTGGCGGCGATCGGTCTGGCCTGCATTGGAACGTTGTTCGCCGGGATCACGTCGAATACGCGAATGGCCGAGCTGCTGCTTCCGGTGCTGGCCCTGCCATTCTTCGTGCCGGTCGTGTTGCCCGCGGCCAGCGCGACGGCCAGACTGCTGGCGGGCCGGCCGCTGGCCGAGAGCATGGCCTGGCTGCGTATCCTGCTCGCCTTCGACCTCGTCTTCCTGTACGCGTGCACGATCGCGTTCCCCTTCACGCTCGACGACTGA
- the ccmA gene encoding heme ABC exporter ATP-binding protein CcmA — MTPLIQAEGLQRAFGARRAVDGVSLDLGPGDALALFGPNGAGKTTLLRLLAGLLKPSAGRAAVAGRTLPAVEARSRVGLISHRTMLYDALTARENVRFAAQLHALPDPDAKVQASLDALRVADRADVPVRALSRGLQQRVAIARAIVHAPDVLLADEPYTGLDELGSVALTALLRERREAGAALIVVTHHLQEGLAVASQAAVMRGGRFVRHDDTSGLDASAYAAEYRELLS; from the coding sequence GTGACTCCGCTGATCCAGGCCGAGGGCCTGCAGCGCGCCTTCGGGGCGCGGCGCGCGGTAGACGGCGTCAGTCTGGACCTCGGGCCGGGTGACGCCCTCGCGCTCTTCGGCCCGAACGGCGCCGGCAAGACCACCCTACTGCGCTTGTTGGCCGGCCTGCTCAAGCCCAGCGCCGGTCGCGCCGCGGTGGCCGGTCGCACGCTGCCGGCGGTTGAGGCCCGCAGCCGGGTTGGGCTGATCAGCCACCGGACGATGCTCTACGACGCGCTGACGGCGCGCGAGAACGTTCGCTTTGCCGCGCAGCTGCACGCACTGCCTGATCCGGACGCGAAAGTGCAGGCGTCGCTCGATGCACTTCGTGTCGCCGACCGCGCGGACGTCCCCGTCCGCGCGCTGTCGCGCGGACTGCAGCAGCGCGTGGCCATCGCCCGCGCCATCGTGCACGCGCCGGATGTGTTGCTGGCCGACGAACCCTACACTGGACTCGATGAACTCGGCAGCGTCGCACTCACGGCGCTGCTTCGAGAACGACGTGAGGCAGGCGCCGCGCTGATCGTGGTCACGCACCATCTCCAGGAGGGCCTGGCGGTGGCCTCACAGGCGGCGGTGATGCGCGGCGGACGGTTCGTGCGCCACGACGACACCTCCGGCCTCGATGCGTCTGCCTACGCCGCCGAGTATCGGGAGCTCCTCTCGTGA
- a CDS encoding STAS domain-containing protein: MPEERSTTYVAPPSLTNRERASCRDAVLSAVEGAARRGDHVVVVDMLATREIDASGLGCLILLQKRARERGMRTRLSQVSADIATLLDSTRLYTLFEVERRR; this comes from the coding sequence ATGCCAGAAGAGCGATCCACCACATATGTAGCTCCGCCGTCGCTTACCAACCGTGAGCGCGCGTCCTGTCGTGATGCCGTACTATCCGCCGTTGAAGGCGCCGCGCGCCGCGGGGACCACGTGGTCGTGGTCGATATGCTCGCCACCCGCGAGATCGACGCCTCCGGACTCGGCTGCCTGATCCTCCTCCAGAAGCGGGCGCGCGAGCGTGGGATGCGCACGCGGCTTTCTCAGGTTTCTGCCGACATCGCCACGCTGTTGGACTCGACAAGGCTGTACACGCTGTTTGAGGTCGAGCGGCGTCGATAG
- the acs gene encoding acetate--CoA ligase, with the protein MTEISDLLTETRSFPPSASFRSAALVRDGSLHAEGAKDFERYWASQAESLKWSKPWTRVLDWTPPHAKWFVGGELNVSENCLDRHLAGARRNKAAIVWEGEPGDRRTMTYWELAREVRQFANVLKSLGVQKGDRVGIYLPLIPEAAVAMLACARIGAIHSVVFGGFSPESLRDRMNDAEAKVVITADGGYRRGQIIPLKRNTDRAVEGCPSVKHVVVVQRRASGPITEAHAEMKEGRDHWYHRLMQQANDVCPPQPMDAEDVLFILYTSGTTGKPKGIVHTTAGYLTGAASSTKYVFDLKEEDVFWCTADVGWITGHTYLVYGPLANGATCVMYEGAPDWPERDRFWSICARHGVTILYTAPTAIRAFMKWGVEHPRKHDLSRLRLLGSVGEPINPEAWMWYHEHIGGSRCPIVDTWWQTETGSIVISPLPGVTATKPGSATQPLPGYHAALLDSTAQEIPQGGGLLALTKPWPSMLRTIWRDDARYVQTYFSKWEGRPDLYFPGDGAKKDADGFYWILGRVDDVLNVAGHRIGTMEVESALVEHPAVAEAAVVGKAHELKGQAVCAFVTLRDGFKKSTDLRDELREFVATKIGALARPDDVLFSADLPKTRSGKIMRRLLRDIAEGRALGDTTTLADPGVVASLKEQYEDKEG; encoded by the coding sequence ATGACCGAGATCAGCGACCTCCTCACAGAAACGCGGAGCTTTCCGCCGTCCGCTTCCTTCCGCAGTGCCGCGCTCGTGCGAGACGGGTCCCTGCACGCCGAGGGCGCGAAGGACTTCGAGCGCTACTGGGCCTCGCAGGCAGAGAGCCTGAAGTGGAGCAAGCCGTGGACCCGTGTCCTCGACTGGACGCCTCCCCACGCCAAGTGGTTCGTCGGCGGCGAGCTCAACGTGAGCGAGAACTGCCTCGACCGCCACCTGGCCGGCGCGCGGCGCAACAAGGCGGCCATCGTCTGGGAAGGCGAGCCGGGCGACCGCCGCACGATGACCTACTGGGAGCTCGCCCGCGAGGTGCGCCAGTTCGCGAACGTGCTCAAGTCGCTTGGCGTGCAGAAGGGCGATCGTGTCGGCATCTACCTGCCGCTGATTCCCGAGGCCGCAGTGGCGATGCTGGCCTGCGCGCGGATCGGCGCCATCCACTCGGTGGTATTCGGCGGCTTCTCACCCGAATCGCTACGCGACCGGATGAACGACGCCGAAGCGAAGGTGGTGATCACGGCGGACGGCGGATACCGGCGCGGACAGATCATCCCGCTCAAGCGCAACACGGACCGTGCGGTCGAGGGTTGCCCAAGCGTGAAGCACGTGGTCGTTGTGCAACGTCGGGCCTCTGGGCCGATCACCGAAGCGCACGCGGAGATGAAGGAAGGCCGCGACCACTGGTACCACCGGTTGATGCAGCAGGCCAATGATGTCTGCCCGCCGCAGCCGATGGACGCCGAGGACGTGCTGTTCATCCTCTACACCTCGGGCACGACGGGCAAACCGAAGGGCATCGTGCACACGACGGCTGGCTATCTCACCGGTGCGGCGAGTTCGACCAAGTACGTGTTCGACCTGAAGGAAGAGGACGTGTTCTGGTGCACGGCCGACGTGGGCTGGATCACGGGGCACACGTACTTGGTGTACGGCCCGCTGGCGAACGGCGCGACCTGCGTGATGTACGAAGGCGCGCCTGACTGGCCGGAGCGTGATCGATTCTGGAGCATCTGCGCGCGGCACGGCGTGACGATCCTCTACACGGCGCCGACGGCGATCCGTGCCTTCATGAAGTGGGGTGTGGAGCATCCGCGGAAGCACGACCTCTCGCGGCTGCGCCTCTTGGGGTCCGTCGGCGAGCCGATCAATCCGGAAGCCTGGATGTGGTACCACGAGCACATCGGCGGCTCACGCTGCCCGATCGTGGATACCTGGTGGCAAACGGAGACGGGCTCGATCGTGATCTCGCCGTTGCCGGGCGTCACCGCCACAAAGCCCGGCAGCGCCACGCAGCCGCTGCCGGGATATCACGCGGCGCTGCTCGACTCGACGGCGCAGGAGATTCCCCAGGGCGGCGGGCTGCTCGCGCTGACCAAGCCTTGGCCGTCGATGCTGCGCACGATCTGGCGCGACGACGCGCGCTACGTGCAGACGTACTTCTCCAAGTGGGAGGGCCGACCGGACCTCTACTTCCCCGGCGACGGTGCGAAGAAGGACGCCGACGGCTTCTACTGGATCCTCGGCCGCGTGGACGACGTGTTGAACGTCGCGGGCCACCGCATCGGCACGATGGAAGTGGAGTCGGCCTTGGTGGAGCACCCCGCAGTGGCCGAGGCGGCGGTGGTCGGCAAGGCGCACGAGCTGAAGGGGCAGGCGGTCTGCGCCTTCGTGACGCTGCGCGATGGCTTCAAGAAGTCGACCGACCTCCGCGATGAACTGCGCGAGTTCGTGGCGACCAAGATCGGCGCGCTGGCCCGGCCGGATGACGTGCTCTTCTCGGCGGACCTGCCGAAGACGCGCTCGGGCAAGATCATGCGGCGACTGTTGCGTGACATCGCCGAAGGACGTGCGTTGGGCGACACGACGACTCTGGCTGACCCTGGTGTCGTGGCGTCGCTGAAAGAGCAGTATGAGGACAAGGAGGGGTGA
- a CDS encoding DsbA family protein, with translation MSKKSLKANNGSFVAILAVVAVVGVGAIGWVMSRQGTVLTLDPATLPAVDAAGILKGNPDAPVQVIEFGDFECPGCAYYATVTGPDVMKRLVETGEVSFRFFDLPLDIHPNSVPAHNAAHCANEQGKFWEMHDRLFQGQYEWNTQATRSPKRVFERYARDLSLDVRRWNECYDSEKMLPQILANRNEANRLRVGSTPTFIIGGRMIAGAIPYDQFRAMVLEAKVQAELDKPGDGVTKVSVP, from the coding sequence GTGTCCAAGAAGTCCCTCAAGGCCAACAATGGTTCCTTTGTCGCTATCCTCGCCGTCGTCGCCGTCGTCGGCGTCGGGGCGATCGGTTGGGTGATGTCGCGCCAGGGAACGGTGCTCACGCTGGATCCGGCGACGCTGCCGGCCGTGGACGCGGCGGGCATCCTCAAGGGCAACCCGGACGCCCCGGTGCAGGTCATCGAGTTCGGCGACTTCGAATGCCCGGGCTGTGCCTACTACGCCACCGTCACGGGCCCTGACGTGATGAAGCGGCTTGTCGAGACGGGCGAGGTGTCCTTCCGCTTCTTCGACCTTCCGCTCGACATCCATCCGAACTCGGTGCCGGCTCACAACGCGGCCCACTGTGCCAACGAGCAGGGCAAGTTCTGGGAGATGCACGACCGCCTGTTCCAGGGCCAGTACGAGTGGAATACGCAGGCCACGCGCTCGCCGAAGCGGGTCTTCGAGCGCTACGCCCGCGACCTGAGCCTCGACGTGCGTCGGTGGAACGAGTGCTACGACTCCGAGAAGATGCTGCCGCAGATCCTCGCCAACCGGAACGAGGCCAACCGCCTGCGCGTGGGCTCGACGCCGACCTTCATCATCGGCGGGCGCATGATCGCGGGGGCGATTCCCTACGACCAGTTCCGTGCGATGGTGCTCGAGGCCAAGGTGCAGGCTGAGCTCGACAAGCCTGGCGATGGGGTGACCAAGGTTTCGGTGCCCTGA
- a CDS encoding cyclic nucleotide-binding domain-containing protein, translating to MTDTVALLRGVAIFQDLDDGELARVAEVCKTKDFVSGEYIFKEGEAGSRLFLIVEGDVRISRMVPGSGEEALAVLKPGALFGEMSVFDRSERSTDAISNGGTKVLTISRSDFELLLDFNREIAYKVLWSCVRLLSGRLRATNDSLRSFLAMSMF from the coding sequence ATGACCGACACGGTCGCGCTGCTGCGCGGCGTCGCCATCTTCCAGGACCTTGATGACGGCGAACTCGCCCGCGTGGCGGAGGTCTGCAAGACTAAGGACTTCGTCTCCGGGGAGTACATCTTCAAGGAGGGCGAGGCCGGCAGCCGCCTGTTCCTGATCGTCGAGGGTGACGTGCGCATCTCGCGCATGGTGCCCGGCAGCGGCGAGGAGGCCCTGGCCGTGCTCAAGCCCGGCGCCCTGTTCGGCGAGATGTCCGTGTTCGACCGCTCCGAGCGCTCCACGGACGCCATCTCCAACGGCGGCACCAAGGTGCTGACCATCTCGCGCAGCGACTTCGAGCTGTTGCTCGACTTCAACCGCGAGATCGCCTACAAGGTGCTGTGGAGTTGCGTGCGGCTCCTTTCCGGCCGACTGAGGGCAACGAACGACTCGCTTCGTTCGTTTCTTGCGATGTCGATGTTCTAG
- a CDS encoding M28 family peptidase yields MIQIRSAILRGALAFSAAFAPAATLALSTGLSLAFAPTLGAQSTASTLGFQRDPRIAAAIREVDPARLRAMDSVLVSFGTRHTLSDTVSQTRGIGAARRWIHSQLTQFSKDCGNCLRIEYDTGSAVITRHPERPTWHLVNVVAWLPGRDTSRVVVIGGHFDSCICSVNSMDATSDAPGADDDGSGTVAVMELARVVGKQFPQGLEQTVAFVLYTGEELGLLGSGIFADRLEREGKTVTAAFTDDIVGNVVADDGRVDSTSVRVFAVDSLALGGSELARYVWAAGALYQPDFEVIPVLRLDRLGRGGDHAPFHRKGLPALRFSERLENYKQQHLPTDELQYVNFGYVAKVARLNLATVVSLASAPSRPTRTAYARDRASGGQSFTIRWDAVPGAASYELLVRRTTAPTYTRIVPAGNVTEFLLDEQLDDVWVGVRAVGANGHRSLTTVVGAPGGARLPNPNARRPGGQP; encoded by the coding sequence GTGATCCAGATTCGTTCCGCCATCCTGCGCGGTGCGCTTGCGTTCAGCGCCGCCTTCGCACCTGCCGCCACGCTGGCGCTGAGCACCGGCCTGAGCCTCGCGTTCGCACCCACACTCGGCGCGCAATCGACGGCTTCCACCCTCGGCTTCCAGCGCGACCCACGCATCGCCGCCGCGATTCGGGAAGTGGATCCGGCTCGTCTTAGAGCGATGGATTCGGTGCTCGTGTCCTTCGGCACACGGCACACGCTGAGCGACACTGTCTCGCAGACGCGCGGTATCGGCGCCGCGCGACGCTGGATCCACAGCCAGCTCACGCAGTTCTCCAAGGACTGCGGCAACTGCCTGCGCATCGAGTACGACACCGGCTCGGCCGTCATCACGCGGCACCCGGAGCGCCCGACCTGGCACCTGGTGAACGTCGTGGCGTGGCTGCCGGGCCGCGATACGTCGCGGGTGGTCGTGATCGGCGGGCATTTCGATTCCTGCATCTGCTCCGTCAACTCGATGGACGCCACCAGTGATGCGCCGGGCGCGGACGATGACGGCTCCGGCACCGTCGCCGTGATGGAGCTGGCGCGGGTCGTCGGCAAGCAATTCCCGCAGGGTCTTGAGCAGACCGTGGCCTTCGTGCTCTACACGGGCGAGGAACTGGGACTGCTGGGCTCGGGCATCTTCGCCGACCGGCTGGAGCGCGAGGGCAAGACGGTGACGGCGGCGTTCACCGATGACATCGTCGGCAACGTGGTCGCCGACGACGGGCGCGTGGACTCGACCTCAGTGCGCGTGTTCGCGGTGGACTCGCTGGCGCTGGGCGGCAGTGAGCTGGCGCGATACGTCTGGGCGGCTGGCGCACTGTATCAGCCGGACTTCGAGGTGATTCCCGTGCTGCGGCTCGACCGGCTTGGCCGTGGTGGCGACCACGCGCCGTTCCATCGCAAGGGTCTTCCAGCCCTGCGCTTCAGCGAGCGGTTGGAGAACTACAAGCAGCAGCACCTGCCGACCGACGAGCTGCAATACGTGAACTTCGGCTACGTGGCCAAGGTGGCGCGGCTCAACCTCGCCACGGTCGTCTCGCTGGCCTCGGCGCCATCACGGCCCACGCGCACCGCGTACGCGCGCGACCGCGCCTCTGGCGGACAGTCGTTCACGATCCGCTGGGACGCCGTTCCCGGCGCGGCGAGCTATGAACTGCTCGTGCGCCGCACCACCGCGCCGACCTACACGCGCATCGTGCCCGCCGGCAACGTCACGGAGTTCCTGCTGGACGAGCAGCTCGACGACGTGTGGGTGGGCGTGCGCGCGGTAGGCGCCAACGGGCACCGCTCGCTGACCACCGTGGTCGGCGCGCCCGGCGGCGCGCGGCTCCCGAACCCGAACGCAAGACGGCCGGGCGGCCAGCCGTGA
- a CDS encoding DUF2461 domain-containing protein, translating to MSAFGGFSPEAFKFLRGLKRNNNKPWFEENRGLYERAIKQPLQHLAEELDVQFAKLAPEFVAPPKRALFRIYRDVRFSKDKSPYKTHAALWVFHRDAGRGVGREAHGGAGFYFHLEPGASMVAGGFWMPARPELNVLREAIAEDHRPFARIVKAAAFTKRFGGLTDDEAGVRLTRVPRGFAPDHPAADWLRFASFTASRELTDAEALSPKLVPTILKDYAALLPLVRWLNATLGHPPAKSR from the coding sequence GTGAGCGCCTTCGGCGGCTTTTCTCCAGAGGCCTTCAAGTTCCTCAGGGGCCTGAAGCGCAACAACAACAAGCCCTGGTTCGAGGAGAACCGTGGGCTGTATGAACGCGCGATCAAGCAGCCGCTGCAGCATCTGGCGGAAGAACTGGATGTGCAGTTCGCCAAGCTGGCGCCCGAGTTCGTGGCGCCGCCGAAGCGGGCGCTCTTCCGCATCTACCGCGACGTGCGCTTCTCGAAGGACAAGTCGCCGTACAAGACGCACGCGGCGCTGTGGGTCTTCCATCGCGATGCCGGCCGCGGCGTGGGGCGGGAGGCGCACGGCGGCGCGGGGTTCTACTTCCACCTGGAACCGGGCGCGTCGATGGTCGCGGGTGGTTTCTGGATGCCGGCGCGACCCGAGCTTAACGTGCTGCGCGAGGCAATCGCCGAGGACCATCGGCCGTTCGCTCGGATCGTGAAGGCGGCGGCGTTCACCAAGCGCTTCGGCGGGCTCACCGATGATGAGGCCGGCGTGCGTTTGACGCGCGTACCGCGCGGATTCGCGCCCGATCATCCCGCCGCCGACTGGCTGCGCTTCGCGTCGTTCACCGCGTCGCGTGAGTTGACGGATGCGGAAGCGCTGTCGCCGAAGCTGGTGCCGACGATCCTGAAGGACTACGCAGCGCTGCTGCCGTTGGTGCGCTGGCTGAACGCGACGCTGGGCCACCCGCCTGCCAAGTCGCGCTGA